A single window of Lynx canadensis isolate LIC74 chromosome C2, mLynCan4.pri.v2, whole genome shotgun sequence DNA harbors:
- the HES1 gene encoding transcription factor HES-1 → MPADIMEKNSSSPVAATPASVNTTPDKPKTASEHRKSSKPIMEKRRRARINESLSQLKTLILDALKKDSSRHSKLEKADILEMTVKHLRNLQRAQMTAALSTDPSVLGKYRAGFSECMNEVTRFLSTCEGVNTEVRTRLLGHLANCMTQINAMTYPGQPHPALQAPPPPPPGPGGPQHAPFAPPPPLVPIPGGAAPPPGGAPCKLGSPAGEAAKVFGGFQVVPAPDGQFAFLIPNGAFAHSGPVIPVYTSSSGTSVGPNAVSPSSGPSLTADSMWRPWRN, encoded by the exons atgcCAGCAGatataatggagaaaaattcCTCGTCCCCGGTGGCTGCTACCCCAGCCAGTGTCAACACGACACCGGATAAACCAAAGACAGCATCTGAGCACAGAAAG tcATCCAAGCCTATCATGGAGAAAAGACGACGAGCAAGAATAAATGAAAGTCTGAGCCAGCTGAAAACACTGATTTTGGATGCTCTTAAGAAAGAT AGCTCGCGACATTCCAAGCTGGAGAAGGCGGACATTCTGGAAATGACAGTGAAGCACCTCCGGAACCTGCAGCGGGCGCAGATGACGG CCGCGCTAAGCACAGACCCGAGCGTGCTGGGGAAGTACCGCGCCGGCTTCAGCGAGTGCATGAACGAGGTGACCCGCTTCCTGTCCACGTGCGAGGGCGTTAACACTGAGGTGCGCACCCGGTTGCTCGGCCACCTGGCCAACTGCATGACCCAGATCAACGCCATGACCTACCCCGGGCAGCCGCACCCCGCCTTGcaggcgccgccgccgcccccgccgggACCCGGCGGTCCGCAGCACGCGCCGTTCGCGCCGCCACCGCCGCTCGTGCCCATCCCCGGGGGCGCGGCGCCCCCTCCCGGCGGCGCGCCCTGCAAGCTGGGCAGCCCGGCCGGAGAGGCGGCTAAGGTGTTCGGCGGCTTCCAGGTGGTGCCGGCTCCGGACGGCCAGTTTGCCTTCCTCATCCCCAACGGGGCCTTCGCTCACAGCGGCCCCGTCATCCCAGTCTACACCAGCAGCAGTGGGACCTCCGTGGGCCCGAACGCAGTGTCGCCTTCCAGCGGCCCCTCGCTCACGGCAGACTCCATGTGGAGGCCGTGGCGGAACTGA